A portion of the Pan troglodytes isolate AG18354 chromosome 10, NHGRI_mPanTro3-v2.0_pri, whole genome shotgun sequence genome contains these proteins:
- the ARHGAP9 gene encoding rho GTPase-activating protein 9 isoform X3, producing the protein MLSSRWWPSSWGILGLGPRSPPRGSQLCALYAFTYTGADGQQVSLAEGDRFLLLRKTNSDWWLARRLEAPSTSRPIFVPAAYMIEESIPSQSPTTVIPGQLLWTPGPKLFHGSLEEFSQALPSRAQASSEQPPPLPPKMCRSVSTDNLSPSLLKPFQEGPSGRSLSQEDLPSEASASTAGPQPLMSEPPVYCNLVDLRRCPRSPPPGPACPLLQRLDAWEQHLDPNSGRCFYINSLTGCKSWKPPRRSRSETNPGSMEGTQTLKRNNDVLQPQAKGFRSDTGTPEPLDPQGSLSLSQRTSQLDPPALQAPRPLPQLLDDPHEVEKSGLLNMTKIAQGGRKLRKNWGPSWVVLTSNSLVFYRAPPPTAPSSGWGPAGSRPESSVDLRGAALAHGHHLSSRRNVLHIRTVPGHEFLLQSDHETELRAWHRALRTVIERLDRENPLELRLSGSGPAELSAGEDEEEEPEPVSKPLLRLSSRRSSIRGPEGTEQNRVRNKLKRLIAKRPPLQSLQERGLLRDQVFGCQLESLCQREGDTVPSFVRLCIAAVDKRGLDVDGIYRVSGNLAVVQKLRFLVDRERAVTSDGRYVFPEQPGQEGRLDLDSTEWDDIHVVTGALKLFLRELPQPLVPPLLLPHFRAALALSESEQCLSQIQELIGSMPKPNHDTLRYLLEHLCRVIAHSDKNRMTPHNLGIVFGPTLFRPEQETSDPAAHALYPGQLVQLMLTNFTSLFP; encoded by the exons ATGCTATCCAGCCGGTGGTGGCCAAGTTCCTGGGGGATCCTAGGGCTGGGCCCCCGAAGCCCTCCTCGGGGATCCCAGCTCTGTGCCCTCTATGCCTTTACTTATACTGGGGCAGATGGCCAGCAGGTGTCTCTGGCTGAAGGGGACAGGTTCCTACTGCTTCGAAAGACCAACTCCGACTGGTGGTTGGCAAGACGCCTAGAAGCTCCCTCCACCTCTCGACCCATCTTCGTCCCAGCAGCCTATATGATAGAGGAATCCATCCCTTCCCAGAGTCCAACTACCGTCATCCCCGGCCAATTGCTCTGGACTCCTG GGCCGAAGTTGTTTCATGGTTCCCTGGAGGAGTTTTCTCAGGCCCTCCCAAGCAGGGCTCAGGCTAGCTCGGAGCAGCCTCCTCCACTTCCCCCCAAAATGTGTAGGAGCGTCAGCACTGACAATCTGAGCCCCAGCCTTCTGAAGCCTTTCCAGGAAGGACCAAGCGGAAGATCCCTCTCCCAGGAAGACTTGCCGTCAGAAGCCAGTGCCAGCACA gcaggcccccagcccctcatgTCAGAGCCCCCTGTGTACTGTAACCTGGTGGACCTTCGCCGCTGTCCTCggtccccacccccaggccctgcATGCCCCCTGCTGCAGAGGCTGGATGCCTGGGAGCAGCACCTGGACCCCAACTCTGGACGCTGCTTCTACATAAATTCACTGACTGGCTGCAAGTCCTGGAAGCCCCCGCGCCGCAGTCGCAGCGAGACG AACCCTGGCTCCATGGAGGGGACACAGACCCTGAAGAGGAACAATGATGTCCTGCAACCTCAGGCAAAGGGCTTCAGATCTGACACAGGGACCCCAGAACCGCTTGACCCACAG GGTTCACTCAGCCTCAGCCAACGCACCTCGCAGCTTGACCCTCCAGCCTTGCAGGCCCCTCGACCTCTGCCGCAGCTCCTGGACGACCCCCAT GAGGTGGAAAAGTCGGGTCTGCTCAACATGACCAAGATTGCCCAAGGGGGGCGCAAGCTCAG GAAGAACTGGGGCCCGTCTTGGGTGGTGTTAACGAGTAACAGCCTGGTGTTCTACCGAGCGCCACCGCCGACAGCGCCCTCCTCAGGCTGG GGACCAGCGGGTAGCCGGCCCGAAAGTAGCGTGGACCTGCGCGGGGCGGCCCTGGCGCACGGCCACCACCTGTCCAGCCGCCGCAACGTCCTGCAC ATCCGCACGGTCCCTGGCCACGAGTTCCTGCTGCAGTCGGACCACGAGACAGAGCTGCGAGCCTGGCACCGCGCGCTGCGGACTGTCATCGAGCGGCTG GATCGGGAGAACCCCCTGGAGCTGCGTCTGTCGGGCTCTGGACCCGCGGAGCTGAGCGCCGGGGAGGACGAAGAAGAGGAACCGGAGCCGGTGTCCAAGCCGCTGCTGCGCCTCAGCAGCCGCCGGAGCTCCA TTCGGGGGCCCGAAGGCACCGAGCAGAACCGCGTGCGCAACAAACTAAAGCGGCTCATCGCGAAGAGACCGCCCTTACAAAGCCTGCAGGAGCGGGGTCTGCTCCGAG ACCAGGTGTTCGGCTGCCAATTGGAATCACTCTGCCAGCGGGAAGGAGACACGGTGCCCAGCTTTGTGCGGCTCTGCATTGCTGCTGTGGATAAAAGAG GTCTAGATGTGGATGGCATTTATCGGGTGAGCGGGAACTTGGCAGTGGTCCAGAAGCTTCGCTTTCTGGTGGACAGAG AGCGTGCGGTCACCTCCGATGGGAGGTATGTGTTCCCAGAACAGCCAGGACAAG AAGGTCGGTTAGATTTGGACAGTACTGAGTGGGATGACATTCATGTGGTCACCGGAGCCCTGAAGCTTTTTCTCCGGGAGCTGCCCCAGCCTCTGGtgccaccactgctgctgccCCATTTCCGTGCTGCCCTTG CACTCTCCGAATCAGAGCAGTGCCTCTCTCAGATACAAGAATTAATAGGCTCAATGCCAAAGCCCAACCATGACACTCTACGGTACCTCCTGGAGCATTTATGCAG
- the ARHGAP9 gene encoding rho GTPase-activating protein 9 isoform X10, with protein sequence MSEPPVYCNLVDLRRCPRSPPPGPACPLLQRLDAWEQHLDPNSGRCFYINSLTGCKSWKPPRRSRSETNPGSMEGTQTLKRNNDVLQPQAKGFRSDTGTPEPLDPQGSLSLSQRTSQLDPPALQAPRPLPQLLDDPHEVEKSGLLNMTKIAQGGRKLRKNWGPSWVVLTSNSLVFYRAPPPTAPSSGWGPAGSRPESSVDLRGAALAHGHHLSSRRNVLHIRTVPGHEFLLQSDHETELRAWHRALRTVIERLDRENPLELRLSGSGPAELSAGEDEEEEPEPVSKPLLRLSSRRSSIRGPEGTEQNRVRNKLKRLIAKRPPLQSLQERGLLRDQVFGCQLESLCQREGDTVPSFVRLCIAAVDKRGLDVDGIYRVSGNLAVVQKLRFLVDRERAVTSDGRYVFPEQPGQEGRLDLDSTEWDDIHVVTGALKLFLRELPQPLVPPLLLPHFRAALG encoded by the exons atgTCAGAGCCCCCTGTGTACTGTAACCTGGTGGACCTTCGCCGCTGTCCTCggtccccacccccaggccctgcATGCCCCCTGCTGCAGAGGCTGGATGCCTGGGAGCAGCACCTGGACCCCAACTCTGGACGCTGCTTCTACATAAATTCACTGACTGGCTGCAAGTCCTGGAAGCCCCCGCGCCGCAGTCGCAGCGAGACG AACCCTGGCTCCATGGAGGGGACACAGACCCTGAAGAGGAACAATGATGTCCTGCAACCTCAGGCAAAGGGCTTCAGATCTGACACAGGGACCCCAGAACCGCTTGACCCACAG GGTTCACTCAGCCTCAGCCAACGCACCTCGCAGCTTGACCCTCCAGCCTTGCAGGCCCCTCGACCTCTGCCGCAGCTCCTGGACGACCCCCAT GAGGTGGAAAAGTCGGGTCTGCTCAACATGACCAAGATTGCCCAAGGGGGGCGCAAGCTCAG GAAGAACTGGGGCCCGTCTTGGGTGGTGTTAACGAGTAACAGCCTGGTGTTCTACCGAGCGCCACCGCCGACAGCGCCCTCCTCAGGCTGG GGACCAGCGGGTAGCCGGCCCGAAAGTAGCGTGGACCTGCGCGGGGCGGCCCTGGCGCACGGCCACCACCTGTCCAGCCGCCGCAACGTCCTGCAC ATCCGCACGGTCCCTGGCCACGAGTTCCTGCTGCAGTCGGACCACGAGACAGAGCTGCGAGCCTGGCACCGCGCGCTGCGGACTGTCATCGAGCGGCTG GATCGGGAGAACCCCCTGGAGCTGCGTCTGTCGGGCTCTGGACCCGCGGAGCTGAGCGCCGGGGAGGACGAAGAAGAGGAACCGGAGCCGGTGTCCAAGCCGCTGCTGCGCCTCAGCAGCCGCCGGAGCTCCA TTCGGGGGCCCGAAGGCACCGAGCAGAACCGCGTGCGCAACAAACTAAAGCGGCTCATCGCGAAGAGACCGCCCTTACAAAGCCTGCAGGAGCGGGGTCTGCTCCGAG ACCAGGTGTTCGGCTGCCAATTGGAATCACTCTGCCAGCGGGAAGGAGACACGGTGCCCAGCTTTGTGCGGCTCTGCATTGCTGCTGTGGATAAAAGAG GTCTAGATGTGGATGGCATTTATCGGGTGAGCGGGAACTTGGCAGTGGTCCAGAAGCTTCGCTTTCTGGTGGACAGAG AGCGTGCGGTCACCTCCGATGGGAGGTATGTGTTCCCAGAACAGCCAGGACAAG AAGGTCGGTTAGATTTGGACAGTACTGAGTGGGATGACATTCATGTGGTCACCGGAGCCCTGAAGCTTTTTCTCCGGGAGCTGCCCCAGCCTCTGGtgccaccactgctgctgccCCATTTCCGTGCTGCCCTTG
- the ARHGAP9 gene encoding rho GTPase-activating protein 9 isoform X4, protein MLSSRWWPSSWGILGLGPRSPPRGSQLCALYAFTYTGADGQQVSLAEGDRFLLLRKTNSDWWLARRLEAPSTSRPIFVPAAYMIEESIPSQSPTTVIPGQLLWTPGPKLFHGSLEEFSQALPSRAQASSEQPPPLPPKMCRSVSTDNLSPSLLKPFQEGPSGRSLSQEDLPSEASASTAGPQPLMSEPPVYCNLVDLRRCPRSPPPGPACPLLQRLDAWEQHLDPNSGRCFYINSLTGCKSWKPPRRSRSETNPGSMEGTQTLKRNNDVLQPQAKGFRSDTGTPEPLDPQEVEKSGLLNMTKIAQGGRKLRKNWGPSWVVLTSNSLVFYRAPPPTAPSSGWGPAGSRPESSVDLRGAALAHGHHLSSRRNVLHIRTVPGHEFLLQSDHETELRAWHRALRTVIERLDRENPLELRLSGSGPAELSAGEDEEEEPEPVSKPLLRLSSRRSSIRGPEGTEQNRVRNKLKRLIAKRPPLQSLQERGLLRDQVFGCQLESLCQREGDTVPSFVRLCIAAVDKRGLDVDGIYRVSGNLAVVQKLRFLVDRERAVTSDGRYVFPEQPGQEGRLDLDSTEWDDIHVVTGALKLFLRELPQPLVPPLLLPHFRAALALSESEQCLSQIQELIGSMPKPNHDTLRYLLEHLCRVIAHSDKNRMTPHNLGIVFGPTLFRPEQETSDPAAHALYPGQLVQLMLTNFTSLFP, encoded by the exons ATGCTATCCAGCCGGTGGTGGCCAAGTTCCTGGGGGATCCTAGGGCTGGGCCCCCGAAGCCCTCCTCGGGGATCCCAGCTCTGTGCCCTCTATGCCTTTACTTATACTGGGGCAGATGGCCAGCAGGTGTCTCTGGCTGAAGGGGACAGGTTCCTACTGCTTCGAAAGACCAACTCCGACTGGTGGTTGGCAAGACGCCTAGAAGCTCCCTCCACCTCTCGACCCATCTTCGTCCCAGCAGCCTATATGATAGAGGAATCCATCCCTTCCCAGAGTCCAACTACCGTCATCCCCGGCCAATTGCTCTGGACTCCTG GGCCGAAGTTGTTTCATGGTTCCCTGGAGGAGTTTTCTCAGGCCCTCCCAAGCAGGGCTCAGGCTAGCTCGGAGCAGCCTCCTCCACTTCCCCCCAAAATGTGTAGGAGCGTCAGCACTGACAATCTGAGCCCCAGCCTTCTGAAGCCTTTCCAGGAAGGACCAAGCGGAAGATCCCTCTCCCAGGAAGACTTGCCGTCAGAAGCCAGTGCCAGCACA gcaggcccccagcccctcatgTCAGAGCCCCCTGTGTACTGTAACCTGGTGGACCTTCGCCGCTGTCCTCggtccccacccccaggccctgcATGCCCCCTGCTGCAGAGGCTGGATGCCTGGGAGCAGCACCTGGACCCCAACTCTGGACGCTGCTTCTACATAAATTCACTGACTGGCTGCAAGTCCTGGAAGCCCCCGCGCCGCAGTCGCAGCGAGACG AACCCTGGCTCCATGGAGGGGACACAGACCCTGAAGAGGAACAATGATGTCCTGCAACCTCAGGCAAAGGGCTTCAGATCTGACACAGGGACCCCAGAACCGCTTGACCCACAG GAGGTGGAAAAGTCGGGTCTGCTCAACATGACCAAGATTGCCCAAGGGGGGCGCAAGCTCAG GAAGAACTGGGGCCCGTCTTGGGTGGTGTTAACGAGTAACAGCCTGGTGTTCTACCGAGCGCCACCGCCGACAGCGCCCTCCTCAGGCTGG GGACCAGCGGGTAGCCGGCCCGAAAGTAGCGTGGACCTGCGCGGGGCGGCCCTGGCGCACGGCCACCACCTGTCCAGCCGCCGCAACGTCCTGCAC ATCCGCACGGTCCCTGGCCACGAGTTCCTGCTGCAGTCGGACCACGAGACAGAGCTGCGAGCCTGGCACCGCGCGCTGCGGACTGTCATCGAGCGGCTG GATCGGGAGAACCCCCTGGAGCTGCGTCTGTCGGGCTCTGGACCCGCGGAGCTGAGCGCCGGGGAGGACGAAGAAGAGGAACCGGAGCCGGTGTCCAAGCCGCTGCTGCGCCTCAGCAGCCGCCGGAGCTCCA TTCGGGGGCCCGAAGGCACCGAGCAGAACCGCGTGCGCAACAAACTAAAGCGGCTCATCGCGAAGAGACCGCCCTTACAAAGCCTGCAGGAGCGGGGTCTGCTCCGAG ACCAGGTGTTCGGCTGCCAATTGGAATCACTCTGCCAGCGGGAAGGAGACACGGTGCCCAGCTTTGTGCGGCTCTGCATTGCTGCTGTGGATAAAAGAG GTCTAGATGTGGATGGCATTTATCGGGTGAGCGGGAACTTGGCAGTGGTCCAGAAGCTTCGCTTTCTGGTGGACAGAG AGCGTGCGGTCACCTCCGATGGGAGGTATGTGTTCCCAGAACAGCCAGGACAAG AAGGTCGGTTAGATTTGGACAGTACTGAGTGGGATGACATTCATGTGGTCACCGGAGCCCTGAAGCTTTTTCTCCGGGAGCTGCCCCAGCCTCTGGtgccaccactgctgctgccCCATTTCCGTGCTGCCCTTG CACTCTCCGAATCAGAGCAGTGCCTCTCTCAGATACAAGAATTAATAGGCTCAATGCCAAAGCCCAACCATGACACTCTACGGTACCTCCTGGAGCATTTATGCAG
- the ARHGAP9 gene encoding rho GTPase-activating protein 9 isoform X11 has product MSEPPVYCNLVDLRRCPRSPPPGPACPLLQRLDAWEQHLDPNSGRCFYINSLTGCKSWKPPRRSRSETNPGSMEGTQTLKRNNDVLQPQAKGFRSDTGTPEPLDPQEVEKSGLLNMTKIAQGGRKLRKNWGPSWVVLTSNSLVFYRAPPPTAPSSGWGPAGSRPESSVDLRGAALAHGHHLSSRRNVLHIRTVPGHEFLLQSDHETELRAWHRALRTVIERLDRENPLELRLSGSGPAELSAGEDEEEEPEPVSKPLLRLSSRRSSIRGPEGTEQNRVRNKLKRLIAKRPPLQSLQERGLLRDQVFGCQLESLCQREGDTVPSFVRLCIAAVDKRGLDVDGIYRVSGNLAVVQKLRFLVDRERAVTSDGRYVFPEQPGQEGRLDLDSTEWDDIHVVTGALKLFLRELPQPLVPPLLLPHFRAALG; this is encoded by the exons atgTCAGAGCCCCCTGTGTACTGTAACCTGGTGGACCTTCGCCGCTGTCCTCggtccccacccccaggccctgcATGCCCCCTGCTGCAGAGGCTGGATGCCTGGGAGCAGCACCTGGACCCCAACTCTGGACGCTGCTTCTACATAAATTCACTGACTGGCTGCAAGTCCTGGAAGCCCCCGCGCCGCAGTCGCAGCGAGACG AACCCTGGCTCCATGGAGGGGACACAGACCCTGAAGAGGAACAATGATGTCCTGCAACCTCAGGCAAAGGGCTTCAGATCTGACACAGGGACCCCAGAACCGCTTGACCCACAG GAGGTGGAAAAGTCGGGTCTGCTCAACATGACCAAGATTGCCCAAGGGGGGCGCAAGCTCAG GAAGAACTGGGGCCCGTCTTGGGTGGTGTTAACGAGTAACAGCCTGGTGTTCTACCGAGCGCCACCGCCGACAGCGCCCTCCTCAGGCTGG GGACCAGCGGGTAGCCGGCCCGAAAGTAGCGTGGACCTGCGCGGGGCGGCCCTGGCGCACGGCCACCACCTGTCCAGCCGCCGCAACGTCCTGCAC ATCCGCACGGTCCCTGGCCACGAGTTCCTGCTGCAGTCGGACCACGAGACAGAGCTGCGAGCCTGGCACCGCGCGCTGCGGACTGTCATCGAGCGGCTG GATCGGGAGAACCCCCTGGAGCTGCGTCTGTCGGGCTCTGGACCCGCGGAGCTGAGCGCCGGGGAGGACGAAGAAGAGGAACCGGAGCCGGTGTCCAAGCCGCTGCTGCGCCTCAGCAGCCGCCGGAGCTCCA TTCGGGGGCCCGAAGGCACCGAGCAGAACCGCGTGCGCAACAAACTAAAGCGGCTCATCGCGAAGAGACCGCCCTTACAAAGCCTGCAGGAGCGGGGTCTGCTCCGAG ACCAGGTGTTCGGCTGCCAATTGGAATCACTCTGCCAGCGGGAAGGAGACACGGTGCCCAGCTTTGTGCGGCTCTGCATTGCTGCTGTGGATAAAAGAG GTCTAGATGTGGATGGCATTTATCGGGTGAGCGGGAACTTGGCAGTGGTCCAGAAGCTTCGCTTTCTGGTGGACAGAG AGCGTGCGGTCACCTCCGATGGGAGGTATGTGTTCCCAGAACAGCCAGGACAAG AAGGTCGGTTAGATTTGGACAGTACTGAGTGGGATGACATTCATGTGGTCACCGGAGCCCTGAAGCTTTTTCTCCGGGAGCTGCCCCAGCCTCTGGtgccaccactgctgctgccCCATTTCCGTGCTGCCCTTG